TCGGGTGAGAAGCCGGAGGCTTGGACCTGCCATTTCACGCCCACCCCGGCTCTTGCCCAGCAGGGGGTAGGCATTGATGTCGTGCGGCATCGGTTGTCCGACATCGGCAAGGTCTTGAGCTGCACCCCGGTTGTCGAGGCTAGTGGCCGCTTAAGCTTTGTGTTAACCGTTGAGTTGCGAGTTCCGCCGACCGACTTTGCACATTGGTCCCGGCTAGGAGTGCGATTCGAGCCCCCGCCGGATTCGCCGCGACAAGAGTCCTTCCTCGACGGCTCGCTGAAGGGGGGGAACGCGCCCGCGGAGTCTGACTTGGCACCTTCACGTCTGGTCCGAGTGGATCTCACTCATTTGGACGAGCTCATGCGTATCACGGGAGAAATCCTCATTCAGCGCTTTAAGTTGAAAGACCGGCTCGGGGACCGTTTCGGGGACGACGACGATCTCAAGCTTTTGGACCACTCTTTGGGACGTTCCCTGCGTGATCTGAGCTCAACTCTATATCGGGTGCGGCTGGTGCCCATTGCCGAAGTGTTCTCCCGCATGCCCTACGTGGTTCGGGAGCTGATCCGCGGATCTCAGGATGAGATCCGGCTTCGGATTGAAGGGGAGGAGACCGAAGTGGACAAATACTTGGTTGAGCGGCTTCGAGAGCCGCTGCTGCATCTGGTGAGGAACGCGGTTGCGCATGCGTTTGATCCCCCGGACGTCAGGCTCCAGCAAGGCAAGCCGCGTGAGGGCACCATCGTCTTGCACGCGAGGCGCACGGGTGATGCCGTAGAAATCCGGGTCGCGGATGATGGCAAGGGCATTGACCACCGCGCGATTGCCGAGCGGGCCATGAAACTGGGCCTAGCATCGCCCTTGAGCGACGGCGCAAACCCTGTGCTCACCACGCTGTGCCAATCGGGCTTTTCTACCCGAGACACTCCGGACCGCACTGCGGGGCGAGGGGAGGGTATGGCAATCGTCGCTAGAACGGTCGCGGAGTTGGGAGGGACCCTGCGGCTCTCGACCCAGGTCGGGGTGGGCTCGGAGTTTACCCTGAGACTGCCACTGAGTCTGTCGATCATCGAAGCGCTGATCGTCAGCGTTGCGGGCCAGCTTTGTGCGATTCCCCAAATCCACGTGGATCAAGTACTTCAGGTGTCGAGTGCGGCGGTGCGAACGGTGGGAGGCGCGGAGTTCGTTTGCTACCGGGATGGCCTGCTTCGCGTGGTTCGGCTGCGGAAGATTTTTCGGGCGGTCCCCTCGGTGGACGAAGATGTGACCGTCTTGGTCATTCGCTCAGAGGGTGTTGCGCATGCCCTGGTGGTTGACTCCGTACGTGGTCAGAAAGAGATTGTGGTCTCTAGCTTTTGCGATCCTCTGATCCGTGTTCCGGGCGTTGCCGGGGCAACCGAATTTGGCGACGGCCGCCCGGTGCTCGTGATTGCTCCGGACGATTTAGTGCACAGTCCCCGTGCCGGCCCCGCGATCTCAGAGTCCGATCTGAATTCCGGCCCGAACACGAAAGGCACGTTATGAGCCTCGAACAATCCTACATCATTTTTGAGGTAAACGGAGGAGCATACGGCCTGAAATGTGCAGAAGTGCAGCACATCGAGATGCTCGAACACGTCACGCCGGTGCCCAATACCGCTCTTGCCGTGGAAGGAGTGGTTTTTTCGAGAGGGCGAGTCTTTCCCGCCCTCAACCTCCGGATTCGATTCGGAGCTCCCCGCAAACCTCATACCCTTCAAACTCGCTTGATCTTTCTGAAGGTTCAGGAACGCGTCGTGGGATTGATTGTCGATGCTGCCAGAGAGTTCCACCAGATTCCCGCCTCCGCCATCCGTCCCGTGGGGGACAGCCTGGTGGGCATCGAAGGAAATTATGTGCAGGGCATGACCACCGTGAAGGGACGGTCAGTGCTGATCCTGGACGTGGCAAGAGTGCTCGCCCTCGATGAGGTTCAAATTCCCATCGAAGATTCGCTTCCGGTCGCAACCTCCGATTGAACCCTGGTGTGATGAAACCCGTTATGCAATCCAACAAAAACAGTGATCCCGCCTCTCTCCCTCTGAGCCTTCGACCGGCGCGCAAATCCACCGAGCGCATGATGCGTGCTGCGGAGAGGCCGGCGGTCAAGGAAGACTCGTTGAAGGTGGTCTTGGACGTTGCCGGTCAGATGGCGATGTCCCTGACAGAGACGGGGGCGCAGGTGAAGTCGCTCGCGGCCTCCGGAGAGGAAACCGCGGCCGCCCTCCATCAGATGGTTGCCGCCGTCGAGCAGGTGACGGCGCATAGCGAGGAGGCCGCTTCTTCGGCCATTCAAACCAACAGTGCCATCAAGCGAATCGCGGCCGCCACATCCAGCATTACCACCACGACGGAAGAGATCTCCCATTCCTCCGCCGAGCTTTCCACCGCCATCAACGAGGTGGCGGCCACCGCCAAGCATATCTCCAAGGATTCGGAAGATCTCGTTTCGGGGCTCAACGAAACCGCCGCCTCCATCGAGGAGATGAGCCGTTCGGTGCATGGAGTGGCTCGGCATGCCGACGAGCTAACCGGGTTGGCTGAAGAGGCGTTGTCCTCCATGAACGAAATGGCCGCGTCCATCGAGGAGGTGGATGCGATGGCCGACGGCATGTCGACCGCCGTGGAACAGAATCTCACCTCCGTGGAGCAGATGGCTCGCTCCATCCAGTCGGTAGCCCAAAACAGCGAGCGCATTACCGAGGCTGCTCTGGAAGCGGGTTCCAGCGCCAATCAGATGGATCGTTCCAGTCGCACGGTGGCGGACCTGCTCCGGCAGATGCATCAGATCACGGACCGCGTTTCCCACGATGCGGATGAAGGGGGACTAGCGATACGCAAATCCATTGAGGGCATTGGGCGGGTGGCCAAGACCATGAGCAACTCGACAGCGGTGATGCGTGAGCTTAACAAACGCACCAGCGAGATCGGCGGCATCGTCGGCACTATCAATGTCATCGCCGAGCGGACCAATCTGCTCTCCCTCAACGCCTCGATCGAGGCGGCTCGCGCGGGCGATGCCGGCCGTGGATTCGCGGTGGTGGCCGAAGAGATTCGCAACCTGGCCGATCGATGTGCGAAGGCCACCTCCGAAATCGGGCAGATTATTCGCAACCTGGAGCAGATCACACACGAAGCGACTCAGGTTTCCGCGGATGGCGCCCGGCTCACTGAAGAGTCTCATCAGCTCTCGGAGAGTGGTTCGGCGGGCTTGCAAAAAATCCTTCTGGGCATTCGCGAGACCAGCGGGCTGATGGGGCAGGTCAGCCGAGCCTCGGAGGAGCAGCTCGCGGCCAACCGGCGCGTGATTGAGTCCATTGGCGTCACCGCCGCTCAGTCGCGTCAGGTTTCGACCGCCACGGCCGAACAATCCAAGGGCGCGGCGATGATTATTCAGGCTTCGGGACAAATGCGGAAAGTCACCCGTGAGGTTTCGCAGGCGATGAGCGAGCACGGCCGGGCTTCTCGGACCATCGTCAAATCCGTCCAGGCGACCGCCACCGTGGCGACGCAGCTGCGCAAGGCAACGACCGAGCAGGCTGCCGGCGCTAGCCAAGTGGTGTCGGCGGTCGATGTCATGCGCAAGGTGGGAGTTTCCACCTCGCGGGCGCTGCTCGAACACGGATCAGCGACGGACCAGATTTCCAAGGAAGCGGAGCGCTTGCGTCAACTGGTGTCTTCGATTTCACAAGCCCTGACTGAACAGGCGTCGGCGGCGTCACAGGTCGACACCAACACGGATCGGCTGAAGGCGCTCTCGGAACAGGCGGCTCTAGGCATCAAGGAGCAGGCCCAGGCCATCAAAAATATTTCTGTCTCGACCGCCAACGTGGCCCATCAGATCAAGCTGGTGGGGGACGCCAATAAGGAGCATTCCAATTCCGCCGCCACCCTCGTGTCCTACCTGAGCGAAAGGCAGCGCACGCCTGGTTCCCCATCCGGGGATCCAAGCTCCTCAGATGGATCACCCCAGGTGTTTAAGGCCCGGAAGCTTTCCTCGACCCATGCCGGCAATCGCACTCGTTCCTGAGCATGACGGCACGCTATGGCGCCTAACTCTTGAATTTGATGCGAATGCCCTCTCGCGCCGTGAGCCACCTCCCCGCTCAGCCGACCCACGAATCGGTCCTGATGCTCATTCGCGACTTGGTTCACGAACGAACGGGAATATTTTTCGACAATGCGTCCTTACAACTGATGGCGGATAAACTGGATGGGCTAGTGGCAACTCAGGCATCGGCGGCATATCTGGATTTTTACTACCGCCTCAAAGGAGAGCCCGAGACCTCGCCCGAGTGGCGTGAGGTGATCAACCTGTTCTCGGTCCAGGAGACCTATTTCTGGCGGGAGATCGATCAGATTCGCTATTTCGTCGATCGGATCGTGCCCGACTGGTTCGCCGCAACGTCGGCCCCTCTGACCGTCTGGAGCGCTGCTTGCGCGAGCGGGGAGGAGCCCTACAGCATCGCCATGGCGCTGGACGCCGCCGGCTGGGGACACCATCCCATTCGGATCCATGCCAGCGACGCCAGCGACAAAGCCCTGCAGAAGGCCGCCTCGGCCCTCTATCGCGAGCGGGCGTTTCGGCTTCTTCCTGAGGCTTTTCGCCGACAATATTTTGAAGAGCAGCCTAAGGGATGGAAGTTAAACTCCCAGATTGCCGGTC
This DNA window, taken from Verrucomicrobiales bacterium, encodes the following:
- a CDS encoding chemotaxis protein CheW, whose translation is MSSELPEELRQDLLEEFYAECDELLASMGTHLGAVEVRSTAFERDRHLQELFRALHTFKGNCGIVGLRPAEQVAHAMEAVVRAVVRGELKLSSALVDSIGVATERLREFLVAHRGKLPLPRLNNLEREWTDWLSRERGEGIHPTPDGSQPEENEDASEEQDSGEKPEAWTCHFTPTPALAQQGVGIDVVRHRLSDIGKVLSCTPVVEASGRLSFVLTVELRVPPTDFAHWSRLGVRFEPPPDSPRQESFLDGSLKGGNAPAESDLAPSRLVRVDLTHLDELMRITGEILIQRFKLKDRLGDRFGDDDDLKLLDHSLGRSLRDLSSTLYRVRLVPIAEVFSRMPYVVRELIRGSQDEIRLRIEGEETEVDKYLVERLREPLLHLVRNAVAHAFDPPDVRLQQGKPREGTIVLHARRTGDAVEIRVADDGKGIDHRAIAERAMKLGLASPLSDGANPVLTTLCQSGFSTRDTPDRTAGRGEGMAIVARTVAELGGTLRLSTQVGVGSEFTLRLPLSLSIIEALIVSVAGQLCAIPQIHVDQVLQVSSAAVRTVGGAEFVCYRDGLLRVVRLRKIFRAVPSVDEDVTVLVIRSEGVAHALVVDSVRGQKEIVVSSFCDPLIRVPGVAGATEFGDGRPVLVIAPDDLVHSPRAGPAISESDLNSGPNTKGTL
- a CDS encoding purine-binding chemotaxis protein CheW yields the protein MSLEQSYIIFEVNGGAYGLKCAEVQHIEMLEHVTPVPNTALAVEGVVFSRGRVFPALNLRIRFGAPRKPHTLQTRLIFLKVQERVVGLIVDAAREFHQIPASAIRPVGDSLVGIEGNYVQGMTTVKGRSVLILDVARVLALDEVQIPIEDSLPVATSD
- a CDS encoding protein-glutamate O-methyltransferase CheR codes for the protein MSHLPAQPTHESVLMLIRDLVHERTGIFFDNASLQLMADKLDGLVATQASAAYLDFYYRLKGEPETSPEWREVINLFSVQETYFWREIDQIRYFVDRIVPDWFAATSAPLTVWSAACASGEEPYSIAMALDAAGWGHHPIRIHASDASDKALQKAASALYRERAFRLLPEAFRRQYFEEQPKGWKLNSQIAGRVTFQWMNLVTEDNFDRIPDPQVIFCRNVFIYFSPISIAKAVRAFARRMSVGGYLFVGATESLLRLTDRFELRDLGTCFAYKRTPSGS